In Flavobacteriaceae bacterium, the following proteins share a genomic window:
- a CDS encoding DNA polymerase IV, which translates to MSSDLPIRKIIHVDMDAFYASVEQLDNPELRGKALAVGGGGKRGVVSAASYEARKFGVRSAMSGMQAKRLCPELIFVRPHFDRYNEISKAVRKIFYEYTDLVEPLSLDEAYLDVTENKKGNPSASLIAQDIRNQIFNELNLTASAGISINKFIAKIASDYNKPNGQKTVSPEEVIEFLEALDIRKFYGIGKVTAEKMYQLGIFTGKDLKSKPLEFLKSHFGKSGKYYYYTVRGFHNSEVKPNRVRKSLAAERTFSDNLSSEVFMLEKLEHIAEEVTKRLSRGNVSGKTVTLKIKYSDFSLQTRSKTLPYFISNKDIILNTAKDLLYQEKMKNSVRLLGISISNLNTEAPTKPAEEKSVSVQLKFGF; encoded by the coding sequence ATGTCTAGCGATTTACCAATTCGAAAAATTATTCATGTTGATATGGATGCATTTTATGCTTCTGTAGAGCAGTTAGACAATCCAGAACTAAGAGGGAAAGCACTGGCTGTTGGTGGTGGTGGTAAACGTGGTGTAGTAAGTGCCGCTAGTTATGAAGCTCGTAAATTTGGAGTGCGAAGTGCAATGAGTGGCATGCAAGCTAAACGTTTATGCCCGGAACTCATTTTTGTACGTCCCCATTTTGATAGGTATAATGAAATCTCAAAAGCTGTACGCAAAATTTTTTATGAATATACTGATTTGGTAGAACCTCTCTCTTTAGATGAAGCTTATTTGGATGTAACTGAAAATAAAAAAGGAAATCCAAGTGCATCTTTAATAGCTCAAGATATTCGTAATCAAATTTTTAATGAGTTAAATCTAACGGCTTCAGCTGGAATTTCTATTAATAAATTTATAGCTAAAATAGCTAGTGATTACAATAAACCTAATGGGCAAAAAACAGTGAGCCCTGAAGAAGTTATTGAATTTTTAGAAGCTTTAGATATTCGTAAGTTTTATGGCATCGGTAAAGTAACTGCCGAAAAAATGTATCAGCTAGGAATTTTTACTGGAAAAGATTTAAAGTCTAAGCCCCTTGAATTTCTAAAATCTCATTTTGGGAAATCTGGCAAGTATTATTATTACACTGTTAGAGGATTTCATAATAGTGAAGTAAAACCAAATAGAGTTAGGAAATCGTTGGCAGCAGAACGCACATTTAGTGATAATTTATCAAGTGAAGTTTTTATGCTTGAAAAGTTAGAACACATTGCTGAAGAAGTCACAAAACGTTTATCTAGAGGTAATGTATCTGGAAAAACAGTGACTCTTAAAATAAAATACAGTGACTTTTCATTGCAGACACGAAGCAAAACATTACCTTATTTTATTTCTAATAAAGATATTATTTTAAATACAGCCAAAGATTTATTATATCAAGAAAAAATGAAAAATTCTGTACGCTTATTAGGTATTTCCATTTCTAATTTAAATACAGAAGCTCCTACTAAACCTGCTGAAGAAAAAAGTGTAAGCGTTCAGTTAAAGTTTGGTTTTTAG
- the pyk gene encoding pyruvate kinase — protein sequence MPLKRKKTKIVATLGPATSSKKVLKAMIEEGVNVFRINFSHADYADVKKRIEIIRELNEELGHNVSILADLQGPKLRVGVMDHEVIVNPGDQITFITGQEFKGNKDRIYMNYDNFPQDVNPGERILLDDGKLIFEVVKTDKNTKVLAKVIQGGPLKSKKGVNLPNTNISQPALTEKDIKDAIFAIEQKVDWMALSFVRHAQDLIQLQDLISEHSEHKIPIIAKIEKPEAVENIDKIVAYCAALMVARGDLGVEIPAEEVPLIQKKLVLRAKKARIPVIIATQMMETMITSLTPTRAEVNDVANSVMDGADAVMLSGETSVGKYPVQVIRQMANIIRSVEDSPLIQVPHLPPHIRTNRYITKSICYHAAQMANEISAEAISTLTNSGYTAFQISAWRPSAHILVFTSNKRILTQLNLLWGVKAFYYDKFVSTDETIEDVNKIACQKGYLNEGDMLISLAAMPIQDKGMVNTLRVTQIDNCNF from the coding sequence ATGATAGAAGAAGGTGTAAATGTATTTCGCATCAATTTTTCTCATGCAGATTATGCTGATGTAAAAAAGCGTATCGAAATTATAAGAGAACTTAATGAAGAGTTAGGACATAATGTATCAATTTTAGCAGACTTACAAGGTCCAAAATTACGTGTTGGCGTTATGGATCATGAAGTTATTGTTAACCCAGGAGATCAAATTACATTTATAACAGGGCAAGAATTTAAAGGAAATAAAGATCGTATTTATATGAATTACGATAACTTTCCTCAAGATGTAAACCCTGGAGAACGCATTTTATTAGATGACGGTAAACTTATATTTGAAGTTGTAAAAACAGATAAAAACACTAAAGTTTTAGCTAAAGTAATTCAAGGAGGTCCTTTAAAATCTAAAAAAGGAGTTAACCTTCCAAACACTAATATATCTCAACCAGCACTTACAGAAAAAGACATTAAAGATGCAATTTTTGCTATTGAACAAAAAGTAGATTGGATGGCATTATCTTTTGTACGTCATGCTCAAGATTTAATACAATTACAAGATTTGATTAGTGAACATAGTGAGCATAAAATTCCAATTATCGCAAAAATTGAAAAACCTGAAGCAGTAGAAAATATTGATAAAATTGTAGCTTATTGCGCTGCTTTAATGGTCGCAAGAGGTGATTTAGGAGTTGAAATCCCTGCAGAAGAAGTGCCTTTAATTCAAAAAAAATTGGTGCTTAGAGCTAAAAAAGCAAGAATCCCAGTAATTATAGCCACACAAATGATGGAAACAATGATTACTAGTTTAACACCAACAAGAGCTGAAGTTAATGATGTGGCTAATTCTGTAATGGATGGTGCTGATGCTGTAATGCTTTCTGGAGAAACATCTGTAGGTAAATATCCGGTACAAGTTATTCGTCAAATGGCTAATATAATTAGAAGTGTAGAAGATTCTCCTCTTATTCAAGTACCACATTTACCACCACATATTCGTACAAACCGCTATATCACAAAATCTATTTGCTATCATGCAGCTCAAATGGCTAATGAAATTAGTGCAGAAGCAATTTCTACATTAACTAATAGTGGCTATACAGCGTTTCAAATATCGGCTTGGAGACCATCAGCTCATATTTTAGTATTTACGTCTAACAAGCGTATTCTTACACAACTTAATTTACTTTGGGGTGTAAAAGCTTTTTATTATGACAAATTTGTGAGTACAGATGAAACTATTGAAGATGTCAATAAAATTGCTTGCCAAAAAGGTTATTTAAATGAGGGAGATATGCTTATTAGCCTTGCAGCAATGCCAATACAAGATAAAGGGATGGTTAATACATTACGCGTTACCCAAATTGACAATTGTAATTTTTAA
- a CDS encoding CYTH domain-containing protein has product MIEIERKFLVNSTTFKTNAIRKTKIIQGFLNTNKERTVRIRLKGEQGYLTVKGQSTNDGMSRFEWEKEISKTDAETLFPLCEKGMIDKIRYEIVVDRHIFEVDEFFGDNLGLIIAEIELNDVTETFRKPDWLGKEVTGDIKYYNSQLSKQPYSTWDKL; this is encoded by the coding sequence ATGATAGAAATAGAACGTAAATTTTTAGTAAATTCAACTACCTTTAAAACTAATGCTATCCGTAAAACTAAAATTATTCAAGGATTTTTAAATACAAATAAAGAGCGAACGGTTCGTATAAGATTAAAAGGAGAACAAGGTTATTTAACTGTAAAAGGACAATCTACAAATGATGGGATGTCACGTTTTGAATGGGAAAAGGAAATATCTAAAACTGACGCAGAAACATTATTTCCGCTTTGCGAAAAAGGAATGATTGATAAAATACGGTATGAAATTGTAGTAGATAGACATATTTTTGAAGTTGATGAATTTTTTGGTGATAACTTAGGATTAATAATAGCCGAAATTGAACTTAATGACGTGACAGAAACATTTAGAAAACCTGATTGGTTAGGTAAAGAAGTTACGGGAGATATTAAATATTATAATTCACAATTAAGTAAACAACCATATAGTACTTGGGATAAATTATAA